A genomic window from Gossypium hirsutum isolate 1008001.06 chromosome D10, Gossypium_hirsutum_v2.1, whole genome shotgun sequence includes:
- the LOC121222408 gene encoding very-long-chain 3-oxoacyl-CoA reductase — translation MICHPINSTFEPTSLWKTQGLLKMRRITSSNTAKGVAAIVGVGPQLGLSIARKFAHEGYTVAILARDLGRLSRFADEIAREEKAQLFAIRIDCSDYRSVREAFEGVLSLGFVEVLVYNAYYQPVSSHPTTFSDIKIDSFEKSLAVSSLGAFLCAQQVLPGMVERRRGTILFTGRSVSLSGIPGFSELCCGKFALRALSQCLSREFQSVGVHVAHIIIDGVIGPPRGAQQGLAGELWQSGVGGDQTVMTMDPDAIARAYWHLHAQDRSGWTQEIDLRSSVTRYFYTH, via the exons ATGATTTGCCATCCCATTAATTCTACTTTTGAACCAACTTCTCTTTGGAAAACTCAAGGTTTACTAAAGATGCGCAGAATTACAAGCTCCAACACCGCCAAAGGCGTTGCTGCCATTGTGGGCGTCGGCCCTCAACTTGGACTATCTATTGCCCGAAAGTTTGCTCATGAAGGATACACAGTCGCCATCCTCGCCCGGGACTTAG GAAGGTTGTCAAGATTTGCAGATGAGATAGCAAGGGAAGAGAAAGCGCAACTGTTTGCAATCAGAATAGACTGCTCGGATTATAGAAGCGTTAGGGAAGCGTTTGAAGGGGTTCTTTCCTTAGGATTTGTCGAAGTTTTGGTGTACAATGCATATTACCAGCCGGTTTCTTCGCACCCCACTACCTTCTCCGACATTAAAATTGATTCCTTTGAGAAATCTCTTGCTGTTTCCTCCCTTGGTGCGTTCCTTTGCGCTCAACAG GTGCTTCCTGGGATggtggaaaggagaagaggaaccATTCTTTTTACTGGTCGCTCAGTTTCACTTAGTGGCATCCCTGGTTTCTCTGAACTAT GCTGTGGAAAGTTCGCCCTGAGAGCTTTATCCCAATGCCTGTCAAGAGAGTTCCAGTCTGTTGGTGTCCATGTTGCCCATATTATCATTGATGGAGTCATTGGTCCTCCCAG GGGGGCTCAGCAAGGGTTGGCTGGGGAGCTATGGCAAAGCGGAGTCGGAGGGGACCAAACCGTGATGACAATGGACCCTGATGCGATAGCTCGGGCCTACTGGCACCTGCATGCTCAAGACCGGAGCGGTTGGACCCAGGAGATTGACCTCCGTTCCTCCGTAACCAGATACTTTTACACCCATTGA